From Oceanococcus sp. HetDA_MAG_MS8, the proteins below share one genomic window:
- a CDS encoding DUF1338 domain-containing protein codes for MQQQDFFARLWADYLSFAPSAQPIHALLGQGHPIVNDHIALRTFNTPELGLEALDPLFTHMGFVIGDHYRFAAKKLRARYYIHPDPEVPKIFISELLLEECSPRLQELVAPLCAQVPVDATQSPAFLASGRHWDLSFAVYEELLQESEYAAWLAALGFRANHFTVAVNQLPGYDSVAQVNARLKEAGYTLNTSGGEIKGSAEVMLEQSSTLADRVSVSFADGDKVIPGCFYEFAYRYPQADGELYQGFVEASADKIFESTDLRR; via the coding sequence ATGCAGCAGCAAGATTTTTTTGCCCGGCTATGGGCGGACTACCTCAGTTTCGCCCCCAGCGCCCAGCCCATACACGCGCTACTCGGCCAGGGCCATCCCATTGTGAATGACCACATCGCCTTGCGGACCTTCAATACGCCAGAGTTGGGCTTAGAGGCCTTGGATCCACTGTTCACACACATGGGTTTTGTCATTGGCGACCATTATCGATTCGCTGCCAAAAAGCTACGCGCCCGGTACTACATCCACCCCGATCCAGAGGTGCCCAAAATCTTCATCAGCGAGCTGTTACTCGAAGAGTGCAGCCCACGCTTGCAGGAGTTGGTTGCGCCCTTGTGCGCCCAGGTGCCGGTAGACGCTACCCAGAGTCCGGCTTTTTTGGCCTCTGGCCGCCATTGGGATCTGTCTTTTGCGGTATATGAAGAGTTGCTTCAAGAGAGCGAATATGCGGCTTGGTTGGCGGCCTTAGGCTTTCGCGCGAATCATTTCACGGTGGCCGTGAATCAGCTTCCGGGTTACGACTCGGTCGCGCAGGTGAACGCTAGGCTCAAGGAGGCGGGCTATACCCTGAATACCTCCGGAGGCGAGATTAAGGGCTCGGCCGAGGTGATGCTGGAACAATCATCGACCTTGGCAGACCGAGTGTCGGTGTCATTTGCTGACGGCGATAAAGTGATTCCGGGGTGCTTTTATGAGTTTGCTTACCGTTATCCACAAGCGGATGGAGAGCTCTACCAAGGTTTTGTAGAAGCCAGCGCTGACAAGATCTTTGAAAGTACAGACCTGCGTCGCTGA
- a CDS encoding NAD(P)H-binding protein has product MSNNRLYIGATGLIGQCFLDENARKNSNLSILARRQPESRPKLEQWHCAADLRVIAAEALAGIHTVFCSLGTTRANAGSKAAFAAIDRELTLDLAHAAKAAGVQHWIQVSALGANPRSVVYYNRIKGEVDSALAGLGFERVDILHPSLLLGPRQERRPAEALSQRLMPLLHPLLQGPLRPYRATPAMAVAQKMLSLEGSSEPGVFHHDFR; this is encoded by the coding sequence ATGTCAAATAACCGTCTTTACATCGGTGCAACCGGGCTCATTGGGCAATGTTTCCTCGATGAAAATGCGCGTAAGAACAGCAACTTATCCATTCTGGCCCGCAGGCAGCCAGAGTCGCGCCCCAAGTTGGAGCAGTGGCATTGCGCCGCTGATCTGCGCGTCATTGCCGCAGAGGCTTTGGCGGGAATCCACACCGTGTTTTGTTCTCTTGGCACCACGCGCGCAAATGCGGGCTCCAAAGCCGCCTTTGCTGCCATCGATCGCGAGCTCACTTTGGATTTGGCACATGCCGCCAAAGCGGCCGGGGTACAGCATTGGATTCAGGTGTCTGCATTGGGCGCGAATCCGCGCTCTGTGGTGTATTACAACCGCATTAAAGGCGAGGTCGACTCCGCTCTAGCCGGCTTAGGCTTTGAGCGCGTCGATATTCTGCACCCCTCTTTACTGCTAGGCCCGCGCCAGGAACGCCGCCCTGCCGAAGCGCTCAGCCAACGGCTGATGCCCTTGCTCCACCCCCTACTGCAGGGCCCCTTACGCCCCTACAGAGCCACACCAGCCATGGCCGTAGCGCAGAAGATGCTCTCTTTGGAGGGCAGCAGCGAGCCGGGAGTCTTCCATCACGACTTTCGCTAG
- the hrpB gene encoding ATP-dependent helicase HrpB, which translates to MRADFATGLPIAAYLPTIVDTLGRERRLILQAEPGAGKTTTVALALLQSPWLQGQVWLTQPRRLAARAAAARLAVNAGDKQAGGLVGLQTRDQTVLAPTNRVVVMTEGVLVQRIQQDPELSGVGAVLLDEFHERSLQADLALALCSEVSSSLREDLALGLMSATLQGQNLEQRWSAPHVHCPGRCFPLRYHHRPHSLDQALEGGLRQVVLEAIEQGSGSVLVFLPGEREIAAAARSLQSLSTPIFPLYARLKAAEQQAALQTQQRRIILATAVAETSLTVQGVNTVIDLGWSRYAEYDPRAGYSRLVTRRVTQAQAEQRAGRAGRIGPGQVFRLWPQDELLPPALAPEVQRADLSPLAMELARWGSAELPWLEPPHPGRLQEAQQRLRQWGALESTGRLTQQGAAMARWGVDPRWASLLEQGHGLGSSAEQLCLLAIAAIGTVDLPLPQSLVDLEEILQAWADQRLSRVQRSALDQALRRLRGRAPREWGSARSWQLSAAVRQACAHAFVDRIGQQRGGAGRFKLSGGGGAVLRGDPDLAEQSFLVVLDISGGPEGQIRRALRIRLTELEAASPEHIAQQEHLRWDPTRGQLQCRREHRLLELVLSQNTAPLPSDAERLGQTLLQVLVNEAADQWPWTPQLRQLQARVAWARAQGLAWPDCSDAVLRAEAQDWLAPFLRGMSSLEQLRSAHALEQGLGFRLQQVWSELQGFCPSEVTIHGRSWPLDYLAPEGPVLAIPVQQMFGLATGPQVGPHQCPILLHLLSPARRPLAVTRDLGSFWAGAWKEVRAQMRGRYPKHDWPERPELAKPPEPRRRR; encoded by the coding sequence ATGCGAGCAGACTTTGCGACCGGATTACCAATTGCCGCTTACTTACCGACCATCGTCGATACTTTGGGCCGGGAGCGCCGGCTCATTTTGCAGGCAGAGCCTGGCGCAGGAAAGACGACCACCGTTGCTTTGGCCTTATTGCAGTCGCCCTGGCTCCAAGGTCAGGTGTGGCTGACCCAGCCGCGCAGGCTAGCGGCGCGCGCGGCCGCGGCGCGTCTGGCCGTGAACGCGGGTGACAAGCAGGCTGGTGGTCTGGTGGGCTTGCAAACGCGTGATCAGACTGTGCTGGCTCCCACGAACCGCGTAGTGGTGATGACCGAGGGCGTTTTGGTGCAGCGCATCCAGCAGGACCCGGAGCTGAGCGGCGTGGGGGCTGTGCTATTGGATGAGTTTCATGAGCGCAGCCTCCAGGCTGATCTGGCATTGGCCTTGTGCTCGGAGGTCAGTTCGTCGCTGCGGGAGGACTTAGCTCTGGGGCTGATGTCGGCCACCTTGCAAGGGCAAAACTTAGAGCAGCGCTGGTCCGCTCCGCATGTGCACTGCCCTGGTCGCTGCTTTCCATTGCGCTACCACCACCGGCCGCATAGTTTGGACCAAGCTTTGGAGGGTGGCCTGCGGCAAGTGGTGCTGGAGGCCATAGAGCAGGGTTCTGGCAGCGTTCTGGTGTTCTTGCCGGGTGAGCGTGAAATTGCTGCGGCCGCGCGCAGCCTGCAGTCGCTGAGCACGCCGATATTTCCCTTGTATGCGCGGCTCAAAGCTGCCGAGCAGCAGGCCGCCTTACAAACTCAACAGCGCCGCATCATTTTGGCGACGGCGGTTGCCGAAACCAGCCTCACGGTGCAGGGTGTAAACACGGTGATAGACCTGGGCTGGTCGCGCTATGCCGAATACGATCCACGGGCGGGCTATAGCCGTTTGGTCACTCGGCGAGTGACACAGGCCCAGGCCGAGCAACGCGCGGGTCGTGCGGGTCGGATTGGGCCGGGGCAGGTTTTTCGGCTATGGCCTCAGGATGAGTTACTCCCACCGGCGCTGGCGCCGGAAGTACAGCGCGCTGACCTGAGTCCGCTAGCGATGGAGCTAGCCCGCTGGGGCTCAGCAGAGCTGCCGTGGCTAGAGCCACCGCATCCTGGACGGCTACAGGAAGCGCAGCAAAGACTGCGTCAGTGGGGTGCGCTGGAGAGTACAGGCCGCCTCACGCAGCAAGGGGCGGCTATGGCGCGGTGGGGTGTGGACCCACGCTGGGCCAGCCTCCTGGAGCAGGGGCATGGTTTGGGCAGCTCCGCAGAGCAGCTTTGCCTGTTAGCCATCGCAGCCATCGGCACGGTGGATCTTCCCTTGCCACAGAGCTTGGTCGACTTGGAGGAGATACTCCAAGCCTGGGCTGATCAGCGTCTGTCGCGCGTGCAGCGCTCCGCCCTGGACCAGGCTTTGCGCCGGCTGCGTGGTCGCGCTCCACGCGAATGGGGCTCGGCCCGCAGTTGGCAGCTATCTGCTGCGGTGCGCCAGGCCTGTGCCCACGCTTTTGTAGATCGCATTGGGCAACAGCGTGGAGGGGCAGGGCGTTTCAAATTAAGCGGGGGTGGCGGCGCAGTTTTGAGGGGGGATCCGGATTTGGCTGAGCAATCCTTCCTGGTGGTGCTGGATATCTCTGGTGGTCCGGAAGGGCAGATTCGGCGGGCGCTTCGTATTCGTCTCACAGAGCTGGAAGCGGCAAGCCCCGAGCACATTGCGCAGCAAGAGCACTTGCGCTGGGACCCCACCCGCGGGCAACTCCAATGCCGGCGAGAGCATCGGCTACTTGAGCTAGTGCTGAGTCAGAACACGGCGCCACTGCCGAGTGATGCCGAGCGCCTTGGCCAGACGCTGCTGCAAGTTCTGGTCAACGAGGCGGCCGATCAATGGCCTTGGACACCCCAGTTACGGCAGCTTCAGGCCAGAGTGGCCTGGGCGCGCGCCCAAGGCTTAGCTTGGCCGGATTGTAGTGATGCGGTGCTCAGGGCAGAGGCGCAGGATTGGCTGGCGCCATTTCTGCGCGGCATGAGTAGCCTGGAGCAGTTGCGCAGCGCCCACGCGCTCGAGCAGGGTTTAGGATTTCGGCTGCAACAGGTTTGGTCTGAGCTGCAAGGCTTTTGCCCATCTGAAGTGACAATTCATGGACGGTCGTGGCCATTGGACTATCTCGCACCCGAGGGGCCGGTGCTGGCCATTCCGGTTCAGCAAATGTTTGGCTTGGCCACGGGGCCGCAGGTGGGCCCCCATCAGTGCCCCATCTTGTTGCACCTACTCAGCCCGGCACGGCGGCCGCTGGCTGTCACTCGCGACCTTGGCAGCTTTTGGGCGGGCGCGTGGAAGGAGGTCCGCGCGCAGATGAGGGGGCGTTATCCCAAACATGATTGGCCGGAGCGCCCTGAGCTCGCAAAACCCCCTGAGCCTAGGCGCCGTCGCTGA
- a CDS encoding 3-deoxy-7-phosphoheptulonate synthase gives MHRLDNLRIASIRPVATPAAVQQAAPISDAAAQTVQKTRSEIEAVLKGQDDRVLVIVGPCSIHDPVAAREYAQRLTALREKVNQELLIVMRVYFEKPRTIVGWKGLINDPHIDDSFDIDHGLRLARHLLIDLNAMGMPAGVEYLDILTPQYLSDLVSWGAIGARTTESQLHREMASGLSCPVGFKNGTNGSIQVAVDAIKSAQHPHRFLSLTKTGVVSIFETTGNPLTHIILRGGSDGPNFDGDSIEDTAARLEKAELPAQVMVDCSHANSGKKPERQPEIARDCIARRAAGDQRIFGLMLESHLVGGKQSKPENYGQSITDGCLGWDDTEALLVELAQMLREAKTEA, from the coding sequence ATGCATCGTCTCGACAATCTGCGCATTGCATCTATCCGCCCGGTAGCCACACCAGCTGCCGTGCAACAAGCGGCGCCCATTAGCGACGCCGCCGCGCAGACCGTACAAAAAACCCGCTCTGAAATTGAGGCTGTACTCAAAGGTCAGGATGACCGTGTGCTGGTCATTGTTGGTCCCTGCTCTATTCACGACCCCGTAGCCGCCCGCGAATATGCGCAGCGGCTGACCGCGTTGCGGGAAAAGGTCAACCAAGAGCTGCTCATCGTGATGCGGGTGTACTTTGAAAAGCCCCGCACCATCGTCGGCTGGAAAGGCTTAATTAATGACCCGCACATCGATGACAGCTTCGACATCGATCATGGCCTGCGCCTGGCGCGGCATCTGCTGATCGACCTGAATGCCATGGGCATGCCAGCGGGCGTGGAATACCTGGATATTCTCACCCCACAATATTTATCGGACCTCGTGAGCTGGGGCGCCATTGGAGCGCGCACCACCGAGTCGCAGTTGCACCGGGAAATGGCATCCGGGCTGTCCTGCCCTGTGGGCTTTAAGAATGGGACCAACGGCAGCATCCAGGTCGCGGTCGATGCCATTAAATCCGCCCAGCACCCCCACCGCTTCCTGTCTTTGACCAAAACGGGGGTGGTGTCCATCTTTGAAACCACGGGCAACCCGCTCACGCATATCATTTTGCGCGGCGGTTCCGATGGCCCAAACTTCGATGGCGACAGCATCGAAGACACAGCCGCTCGCCTGGAAAAAGCTGAGCTACCTGCGCAGGTGATGGTGGATTGCAGCCATGCAAACTCTGGCAAAAAACCCGAACGCCAGCCGGAGATTGCCCGCGACTGTATTGCCCGGCGCGCGGCTGGCGATCAGCGCATTTTTGGCCTCATGCTCGAAAGCCATTTGGTTGGCGGCAAGCAAAGCAAACCGGAAAACTACGGCCAGAGCATTACCGATGGCTGCTTAGGCTGGGATGACACTGAAGCCCTGCTGGTTGAGCTGGCACAAATGCTGCGCGAAGCAAAAACAGAAGCCTAA
- the astA gene encoding arginine N-succinyltransferase: MMRIRPIAAPDYPALLHFAEESGHGFTSLPKDEGQLSDRIERAVAAVNTSEDHTGAAGYLFVMEDIDSGAVVGTTGIEARVGLQDAFYHYHLSKVVHHSRELGIYNTQDVLTLCNDYTGVSELCTLFLTPAARARQNGHLLSRCRMLFMAEHPQRFADRVIAELRGVSDAQGRSPFWTWLQKHFFSMDLADAIHRVGMGQKSFIAELMPHYPVYVSLLDQAAQDVISEVHLETRPARRLLEKEGFTFRGYVDIFDAGPSVEAYRKDIRSVRHSERYIIAAGNGLAGAPMMLIANTAVADFRATLAPARVNPDTDTLTVDPEVLRALELGSGDAVRALRI, encoded by the coding sequence ATGATGCGCATCCGCCCAATTGCCGCACCGGATTACCCGGCTCTACTGCACTTTGCGGAAGAGTCCGGGCATGGGTTTACTTCGTTACCCAAGGACGAGGGGCAACTCAGCGACCGTATTGAACGGGCTGTGGCAGCGGTGAACACCAGCGAGGACCATACTGGGGCGGCTGGATACCTCTTCGTGATGGAAGACATCGACTCCGGGGCCGTAGTGGGCACCACGGGTATCGAAGCCCGAGTGGGCCTGCAGGATGCCTTCTACCACTATCACCTGAGTAAGGTCGTGCATCACTCGCGAGAGCTGGGCATTTACAACACCCAGGATGTGCTGACGCTGTGTAACGACTACACCGGCGTGTCAGAACTATGCACCTTGTTTTTAACGCCGGCGGCTCGTGCGCGGCAAAACGGGCATTTGCTGTCGCGCTGCCGCATGCTGTTTATGGCCGAGCACCCACAGCGCTTTGCTGATCGTGTCATCGCCGAGCTACGTGGCGTCAGTGATGCTCAGGGGCGGTCTCCATTTTGGACTTGGCTGCAGAAGCACTTTTTCAGCATGGATCTTGCCGATGCCATTCACCGGGTTGGCATGGGACAAAAATCCTTCATCGCTGAGTTGATGCCGCATTATCCGGTGTACGTGAGCTTGCTCGACCAAGCAGCGCAAGATGTGATCAGCGAGGTTCACCTGGAAACCCGTCCTGCCCGCCGTTTGCTAGAAAAAGAAGGCTTCACCTTCCGCGGTTATGTGGACATCTTCGATGCCGGGCCTTCGGTGGAGGCTTACCGTAAAGATATTCGCAGCGTGCGCCATTCAGAGCGCTACATCATCGCCGCGGGTAACGGCTTGGCTGGTGCCCCTATGATGCTCATTGCCAATACGGCCGTTGCCGATTTTCGCGCCACGCTGGCGCCTGCGCGGGTCAACCCCGACACAGACACGCTCACCGTTGATCCAGAAGTTTTGCGGGCACTGGAACTAGGCTCCGGCGATGCGGTGCGCGCACTCCGTATTTAG
- a CDS encoding diguanylate cyclase — MDRAFERGAQGAACTRQLQRGLRGLRFDDPELEREFRRRYTDLHIGRIRAAIVLAIGLVAMAAVLDLLTAPDSMRTTLFVEKLLLMLPIPLLTLWVSYHPRHYRRVGYAMSMAIVCAGMMLAGVAAQAGVDGFVMTNTPQLLLIVYTYFVSALLWPACLITALLVTLAAVAGDLVVGLPRAEFAAHLMHLFAANTIGIVGSFMLERVSRLDYLHAGSASEMADIDRVTSLRSAASFDRRLSRWWDKATQRGRPIGLLLIDLDYFKRFDESCGHYAAERALRAIAQSIQDLRSTQECFLARMDDDGFGVIMRDANGPALEALAGDIRDSIAALHLQHPDSPISSELTASIAGRVVQPRHEEQPASLSSQVRQDLDRLKRCDRNSVWIDVAEDLLPPDPTEKVTPFRRQSV, encoded by the coding sequence ATGGACAGAGCCTTTGAGCGAGGTGCCCAAGGCGCGGCATGTACTCGCCAACTGCAACGCGGACTGCGTGGGTTGCGCTTCGACGACCCTGAACTCGAGCGCGAGTTTCGCCGCCGGTACACCGATTTACACATTGGTCGCATTCGTGCGGCTATTGTGCTGGCGATTGGCTTGGTCGCTATGGCCGCGGTCCTCGACTTGTTAACTGCTCCGGACAGCATGCGCACCACATTGTTTGTGGAGAAGCTGCTGCTCATGCTGCCTATTCCGCTCCTGACCTTATGGGTGAGCTATCACCCACGTCATTATCGGCGCGTGGGCTATGCCATGAGTATGGCCATTGTCTGCGCCGGGATGATGCTGGCAGGCGTGGCCGCCCAAGCCGGGGTGGATGGGTTTGTGATGACCAATACCCCGCAGTTATTGCTGATCGTCTATACCTACTTCGTCAGTGCCTTACTCTGGCCTGCATGTTTGATTACGGCCTTGCTCGTCACCCTGGCGGCGGTTGCTGGTGACCTTGTTGTAGGACTGCCTCGGGCTGAGTTTGCGGCGCATTTGATGCACCTGTTCGCCGCCAATACCATCGGGATTGTTGGCAGCTTCATGTTGGAACGGGTCAGTCGGCTGGACTACCTGCATGCCGGAAGCGCGTCTGAGATGGCCGATATCGACCGGGTGACCAGCCTGCGCAGCGCAGCCTCCTTCGATCGCCGCTTATCCAGGTGGTGGGACAAAGCCACCCAGCGTGGCCGACCCATTGGCTTGCTGCTCATCGACCTGGATTACTTCAAGCGTTTTGATGAAAGCTGCGGCCATTACGCGGCCGAGCGTGCGCTGCGCGCGATTGCGCAATCCATTCAAGACCTGCGCAGTACTCAGGAATGCTTTCTGGCACGCATGGACGATGATGGGTTTGGCGTGATTATGCGCGATGCCAATGGGCCCGCTTTGGAAGCTTTGGCCGGAGACATCCGCGACAGTATTGCTGCTTTGCACTTGCAGCATCCTGATTCTCCGATTTCGAGTGAACTCACCGCGTCTATTGCTGGCCGAGTAGTGCAGCCGCGACATGAAGAGCAGCCCGCGAGTCTATCGAGCCAAGTGCGTCAGGACTTAGATCGCCTCAAGCGCTGTGACCGCAATAGCGTATGGATTGACGTTGCAGAGGACCTGCTTCCTCCAGACCCCACCGAAAAGGTCACGCCCTTTAGACGCCAAAGCGTCTGA
- a CDS encoding FAD-binding oxidoreductase, with the protein MDTPLTLLQQQLGAADAVLRAEDDRRRYAGDRSRLQSELPLAVVRPSSVAEVQAVVRWAREHNIALVPAGGRTGLCGGTQTTSAEVLLCLERMNQCLGRSVVDQSLSVQAGMVTAQVHSLAAEMGLHFPVDFASSGSSQIGGNVATNAGGIHVIRYGMLRDWVRGLTVVTGAGEVLKLQQGLIKNNAGYDFRHLMIGSEGTLGIICEVTLGLTSPPVDTSVAVLGLPDLEAATRILPAARTKLPITAFEFFCARSLQAVQAHCGVAPPFSSACPYYLLMEFEHAEHNQALMLALFEELLEQNLVVDGVIAGSGADAKRLWGLRENISESLSPLKPYKNDVSVCVSQLPDFVTAAQDFCREQAPELEIAWFGHIGDGNLHINVLPPVSWTAQQFHRHCTNLAQGLAALLHEYRGSVSAEHGIGLLKKAQLGFTRSAAEVQLMQGVKAVFDPDGILNPGKIFDVPALAVG; encoded by the coding sequence ATGGATACCCCGCTGACGCTGCTACAGCAGCAGCTAGGTGCGGCTGATGCTGTGCTCCGTGCCGAGGACGACCGACGTCGCTACGCTGGGGATCGCTCTCGGCTGCAGTCCGAGTTGCCCTTGGCGGTGGTGCGCCCCTCCAGCGTGGCTGAAGTTCAAGCGGTCGTGCGCTGGGCACGGGAGCACAACATTGCCTTGGTGCCTGCTGGTGGGAGAACGGGTTTGTGCGGTGGAACCCAAACCACCAGTGCTGAGGTTCTGCTGTGCCTGGAACGCATGAATCAATGCCTGGGGCGTAGCGTGGTGGATCAAAGTCTCAGTGTTCAGGCCGGCATGGTCACGGCCCAGGTGCATAGTTTGGCTGCGGAGATGGGTCTGCACTTTCCTGTGGATTTTGCCTCTAGCGGTTCATCCCAAATTGGCGGCAATGTGGCCACCAACGCCGGTGGTATTCATGTGATTCGCTATGGGATGCTCCGAGATTGGGTACGCGGTCTCACGGTAGTTACGGGGGCCGGAGAAGTGCTGAAGCTGCAGCAAGGCCTCATCAAAAACAATGCAGGCTACGATTTTCGACACCTGATGATTGGCTCCGAAGGCACCCTGGGAATCATCTGTGAAGTGACATTAGGCCTGACAAGCCCGCCGGTAGATACCAGCGTGGCCGTTTTGGGCTTGCCAGATTTGGAGGCCGCTACGCGAATCTTGCCCGCTGCGCGCACCAAACTACCCATCACGGCGTTTGAGTTCTTCTGTGCGCGCTCACTGCAGGCCGTTCAGGCTCACTGCGGGGTCGCGCCGCCTTTTAGTAGTGCTTGCCCCTACTACCTGCTCATGGAGTTTGAGCATGCGGAGCACAACCAAGCCCTGATGCTGGCTCTCTTTGAGGAGCTTCTGGAGCAAAACCTCGTGGTCGATGGCGTCATCGCCGGTTCTGGCGCCGATGCCAAACGCTTGTGGGGCCTGCGGGAGAACATCTCCGAGAGTTTGTCGCCACTCAAGCCCTATAAGAACGATGTGAGTGTTTGCGTGTCGCAGCTGCCGGACTTTGTGACAGCGGCTCAAGACTTTTGTAGGGAGCAAGCCCCAGAGCTAGAGATAGCGTGGTTTGGACATATCGGCGATGGCAACCTGCACATTAATGTGTTGCCGCCTGTGAGTTGGACCGCGCAGCAGTTCCACCGACACTGTACCAATCTGGCCCAGGGTTTGGCGGCATTGCTGCATGAATACCGGGGCAGCGTATCTGCCGAACATGGCATCGGGCTACTGAAAAAGGCTCAGCTTGGCTTTACTCGCAGCGCGGCCGAAGTGCAGCTCATGCAGGGAGTCAAAGCTGTATTCGACCCCGATGGCATTCTCAACCCCGGGAAGATATTCGATGTGCCAGCGCTGGCCGTGGGCTGA
- the astD gene encoding succinylglutamate-semialdehyde dehydrogenase codes for MTTHYWSGQWHAGTGAEQQSTDPAHGRVLWTGRAAGPEQVDAAVLAARQAAPDWGRRPLEQRQALVDAFATALQRHQEDLAQLIAAEVGKPLWEARTEAAAMVGKVGLSHKAQAERAGERAQAMGAGQAVLRHRPHGVLAVFGPYNFPGHLPNGHIVPALLAGNTVVFKPSDLTPAVGAAMLRIWEEVGLPAGVLNLVQGGAETGKALAGHAQIDGLLFTGSSRTGRLLHEQFAGQTGKLLALEMGGNNPLIVDEVADTSAAVHSIIQSAFITSGQRCTCARRLFLPQGAAGDALLADLIDKTAHIQQGAWDAEPQPFMGPVISAAAGQALVAAQSRLQELGASTLLSMQAQADNAAFVSPGIVDVSAISDKLPDDEYFGPLLQVIRYTDLDAAIQGANATRYGLAAGFIGDDESRYRYAWERMRAGIINWNGPTTGASGSAPFGGIGDSGNLRPSAWYAADYCAYPVASVELSQASLPASPVAGLPWTVEE; via the coding sequence ATGACTACGCACTATTGGTCCGGCCAATGGCATGCCGGGACTGGCGCTGAGCAGCAATCCACAGACCCCGCCCATGGCCGCGTACTCTGGACCGGTCGTGCTGCAGGGCCCGAGCAGGTCGACGCCGCAGTTCTTGCCGCGCGCCAAGCTGCGCCAGACTGGGGGCGGCGCCCCCTAGAGCAGCGCCAGGCTTTGGTAGATGCCTTTGCGACGGCGCTTCAGCGCCATCAGGAAGACCTCGCGCAGCTCATCGCCGCGGAGGTGGGTAAACCATTGTGGGAGGCGCGGACTGAAGCCGCGGCCATGGTGGGCAAGGTGGGCTTGTCGCACAAAGCCCAGGCTGAACGCGCGGGGGAGCGTGCTCAAGCCATGGGGGCCGGCCAAGCTGTACTGCGCCATCGCCCGCATGGTGTGCTGGCCGTATTCGGTCCGTATAACTTCCCGGGTCACCTTCCCAATGGTCACATTGTTCCCGCCTTGTTGGCCGGCAATACCGTGGTCTTCAAACCCAGCGACCTCACACCCGCAGTCGGTGCCGCCATGCTGCGCATTTGGGAAGAGGTGGGCTTACCTGCAGGCGTACTGAACCTCGTCCAGGGCGGGGCTGAAACTGGAAAGGCCTTGGCCGGTCACGCGCAGATCGACGGCCTGCTATTCACAGGAAGTTCGCGCACCGGCCGACTGCTTCATGAACAGTTTGCGGGGCAAACAGGCAAGTTGTTGGCATTGGAAATGGGGGGCAATAATCCCTTAATCGTCGATGAGGTGGCCGACACTTCGGCTGCTGTGCACTCCATTATCCAGTCCGCGTTTATTACCAGTGGACAACGCTGTACCTGTGCGCGGCGGCTGTTTTTGCCGCAAGGAGCTGCTGGTGATGCCCTGCTGGCAGACCTCATCGACAAAACGGCGCACATTCAGCAAGGGGCCTGGGACGCTGAGCCTCAGCCCTTCATGGGGCCGGTGATCTCAGCCGCTGCGGGGCAGGCGCTGGTCGCCGCGCAAAGCCGCCTGCAGGAGTTAGGCGCAAGCACCCTGCTGAGCATGCAGGCCCAAGCCGACAACGCCGCTTTTGTATCGCCAGGCATTGTGGATGTGAGTGCGATCAGCGACAAACTGCCAGACGATGAATATTTTGGCCCTTTATTGCAGGTGATTCGCTACACCGATCTGGATGCGGCGATTCAGGGAGCGAATGCCACCCGCTATGGGCTGGCTGCAGGCTTCATCGGTGATGATGAGTCCCGCTATCGCTATGCATGGGAGCGCATGCGCGCTGGGATTATCAATTGGAACGGCCCCACCACAGGGGCCAGTGGTTCGGCCCCATTTGGCGGTATTGGTGACTCCGGTAATTTGCGGCCCAGCGCTTGGTATGCGGCCGATTACTGTGCTTATCCCGTGGCCTCCGTTGAACTGTCGCAAGCCTCGTTGCCGGCCAGTCCCGTCGCCGGTTTGCCTTGGACTGTGGAGGAATAA